A genomic window from Gemmatimonadota bacterium includes:
- a CDS encoding Na+/H+ antiporter NhaC family protein — translation MIEPGWLALLPPVLAIVLAIVSRQVYLSLAAGVWLGWTMLSGWNPGTGLARAIDGVVDVVGDAGNAKVILFTLVIGSLIRTLESSGGVRGFVHRLEEGRFVNNATRAQWLAWVVGLIIFIESNITVLVAGSVSRPLFDRFRASREKLAYLIDSTSAPVCILIPLNAWGAYNLSILTELGVEDPLGVFVRSIAFNFYAFFAVLLAALTILFKLDLGPMKRAEERTRNGELLWPNAQPMVSEDVTAPPATDRIPPRAINMILPIVVMVTMMPVGLWITGGGRLQEGSGSTSVLWAVLTALAVSWIMLLAQRAFTVDQLMRIALKGAGGLVPLALILQLALALGSVTTALGTGPYVASVTAGVLPPVLFLPLVFAVSAGIAFSTGTSWGTFAIMLPIAVPAAATLGLPAAPFVAASLSGGVFGDHASPISDTTIIASMAAATDHIDHVRTQLPYALLAGAAAAVGFALVGATL, via the coding sequence ATGATCGAACCTGGATGGCTGGCGCTGCTTCCTCCCGTGCTGGCAATCGTGCTCGCGATCGTGAGCCGTCAGGTCTACCTGTCTCTGGCGGCCGGCGTCTGGTTGGGTTGGACCATGCTCTCCGGATGGAATCCCGGAACCGGGCTGGCGCGTGCCATCGACGGAGTCGTCGACGTGGTGGGCGACGCGGGCAATGCGAAGGTCATCCTCTTCACGCTGGTGATCGGATCGTTGATCCGCACGTTGGAGTCGTCGGGCGGGGTGCGTGGCTTCGTGCATCGCCTGGAAGAGGGCAGGTTCGTGAACAACGCCACACGCGCGCAGTGGCTGGCCTGGGTGGTGGGGCTGATCATCTTCATCGAGTCCAACATCACGGTCCTGGTTGCGGGCTCCGTATCACGACCGCTGTTCGATCGCTTCCGCGCCTCCCGCGAGAAGCTGGCCTACTTGATCGACTCGACGTCTGCACCCGTTTGCATCCTGATCCCGCTGAACGCATGGGGTGCGTACAACCTGAGCATCCTCACGGAGCTGGGGGTCGAGGACCCGCTCGGCGTCTTCGTGCGTTCCATCGCGTTCAACTTCTACGCGTTCTTCGCGGTGCTCTTGGCTGCCCTGACCATTCTGTTCAAGCTGGACCTGGGCCCGATGAAGCGCGCCGAGGAGCGAACCCGGAACGGCGAGTTGCTCTGGCCCAACGCGCAGCCCATGGTAAGCGAGGACGTGACGGCGCCCCCAGCCACGGATCGCATCCCGCCTCGGGCCATCAATATGATCCTGCCCATCGTCGTCATGGTGACCATGATGCCGGTGGGGCTCTGGATCACCGGCGGCGGTCGCCTGCAGGAGGGCTCGGGTTCCACGTCGGTGCTGTGGGCCGTTCTAACCGCGTTGGCGGTGTCGTGGATCATGCTCCTGGCCCAGCGCGCGTTCACCGTGGACCAGTTGATGCGGATTGCCCTGAAGGGGGCGGGGGGGCTCGTTCCCCTCGCATTGATCCTGCAACTCGCGCTGGCGCTGGGGTCGGTGACCACTGCCCTGGGCACGGGACCGTACGTGGCCAGCGTGACGGCGGGAGTGCTTCCCCCCGTCCTGTTCCTTCCCCTGGTGTTCGCCGTGTCCGCCGGCATCGCGTTCTCCACCGGAACGAGCTGGGGCACGTTCGCGATCATGCTCCCCATCGCGGTACCGGCGGCCGCGACGCTGGGACTCCCCGCCGCCCCCTTCGTTGCGGCGTCCCTGTCGGGTGGCGTCTTCGGGGACCACGCCTCCCCGATCAGCGACACGACCATCATCGCGTCGATGGCGGCTGCGACCGATCACATCGATCACGTGCGCACGCAGCTGCCCTACGCGTTGCTCGCCGGCGCGGCGGCCGCCGTGGGCTTCGCACTCGTCGGAGCCACCCTGTAG
- a CDS encoding electron transfer flavoprotein subunit alpha/FixB family protein, with the protein MSSVLAYVEQRDGRLRSSAAEVVSAARLVAAGLGGDVHALVVGDAGAGNEAANVGQSGAARVRVAEHPELATYRGEAYAHVVAQAVRDGGYAAVVFAATSTGKDLAPRVAALLDVPLAQDVTGLSVDGGMVSVVRPVYAGKAFQRVRLQATPAIVSVRPNSVPIESTGGDASVEQWTPELPAESLTAKVVGFETAAGGALDVAEASIVVAGGRGMRGPEGWPLLEQLVEALGPEAGLGASRAVVDAGWRPHGEQVGQTGKTVAPKLYFAIGISGAIQHLAGMRTSGTIVAVNKDPDAPIFQVADYGVVGDLFEVVPALTQEVEKLRAG; encoded by the coding sequence ATGAGTTCTGTTCTGGCGTATGTCGAGCAGCGGGACGGCCGGCTGCGTTCCAGCGCCGCCGAAGTGGTCAGCGCAGCGCGCCTGGTGGCCGCGGGCCTCGGTGGAGATGTGCACGCCCTGGTCGTGGGCGATGCCGGGGCCGGCAACGAAGCCGCGAACGTGGGCCAATCCGGGGCAGCCCGGGTACGGGTAGCGGAACATCCGGAGCTTGCCACCTACCGCGGCGAGGCATACGCCCACGTGGTGGCCCAGGCCGTGCGTGACGGCGGTTACGCTGCGGTCGTGTTCGCAGCGACCTCCACCGGAAAGGACCTGGCTCCCCGCGTCGCGGCCCTCCTCGATGTGCCGCTGGCCCAGGACGTCACTGGCCTTTCGGTCGACGGAGGGATGGTTTCGGTGGTGCGTCCGGTCTACGCCGGCAAGGCCTTCCAGCGGGTGCGCCTGCAGGCCACGCCCGCCATCGTGTCCGTACGCCCCAACTCCGTGCCGATCGAGTCCACCGGGGGCGATGCGTCGGTGGAGCAGTGGACGCCGGAGCTCCCCGCTGAGTCGTTGACGGCGAAGGTGGTGGGCTTCGAGACCGCCGCGGGTGGAGCGCTGGATGTCGCGGAAGCGAGCATCGTGGTGGCGGGCGGCCGTGGCATGCGCGGGCCGGAGGGCTGGCCCCTCCTCGAGCAGCTGGTCGAAGCGCTGGGCCCCGAAGCAGGACTCGGTGCGTCGCGTGCGGTGGTGGACGCAGGCTGGCGTCCCCACGGCGAACAGGTCGGCCAGACCGGGAAGACCGTTGCTCCCAAGCTGTATTTCGCGATCGGCATCAGCGGCGCTATCCAGCACCTGGCAGGCATGCGCACGTCCGGCACCATCGTGGCGGTCAACAAGGACCCGGACGCGCCGATCTTCCAGGTCGCCGACTATGGAGTGGTGGGCGACCTCTTCGAGGTCGTGCCTGCGCTCACGCAGGAAGTGGAGAAGCTCCGCGCCGGCTGA
- a CDS encoding electron transfer flavoprotein subunit beta/FixA family protein, whose amino-acid sequence MKIVVCVKRVPDTETRVRLGSSGTDLDPSGVKFVVGPYEEFALEAALRLKESGGAEQVQVLSLGDASTAETLRQALAMGADTAVLLEGTPVADGLETAKALAATLKESDAELVLFGVKAIDDDQQQVGPMVATLLSRPCATAVSSFELVEGGVRCRREVEGGTELVDLPFPAVVSMTKGPYEPRYPSLKGIMAAKKKPLEQKPAPALSPRLVVDELSLPPERPAGRVVGNGVEAVPELVRLLREEAKVL is encoded by the coding sequence GTGAAGATCGTCGTCTGCGTGAAACGGGTCCCCGACACTGAGACGCGCGTCCGCCTGGGCTCCAGTGGAACGGATCTCGATCCCTCCGGCGTCAAGTTCGTGGTGGGCCCCTACGAGGAGTTCGCCCTGGAAGCGGCACTCCGGCTCAAGGAATCGGGAGGCGCCGAGCAGGTTCAGGTGCTTTCTCTGGGTGACGCCTCCACCGCCGAGACCCTGCGCCAGGCCCTCGCCATGGGTGCGGATACAGCCGTGCTGCTCGAGGGCACTCCAGTCGCCGACGGGCTGGAAACCGCAAAGGCGTTGGCCGCCACGCTGAAGGAGTCCGATGCTGAACTGGTGTTGTTCGGCGTAAAGGCCATCGACGACGATCAGCAACAGGTGGGGCCCATGGTCGCCACGCTGCTGTCGCGACCCTGTGCCACCGCGGTCTCGTCGTTCGAGCTCGTGGAGGGCGGCGTCCGGTGCCGGCGCGAGGTGGAGGGCGGCACCGAGTTGGTCGACCTGCCTTTCCCGGCGGTGGTGAGCATGACCAAAGGACCCTACGAGCCGCGCTACCCGTCTCTCAAGGGGATCATGGCGGCGAAGAAGAAGCCGTTGGAGCAGAAGCCCGCTCCCGCGCTGAGTCCGCGCCTCGTCGTCGACGAGTTGAGCCTGCCCCCGGAGCGCCCCGCGGGGCGCGTCGTCGGCAACGGTGTGGAGGCGGTGCCTGAGCTGGTCCGCCTGCTCCGCGAAGAAGCCAAGGTGCTTTGA
- a CDS encoding DMT family transporter: MTTPAPAAAAPPTTATGHADGVLGPLLALVLIWGLNFSVIKSAFDYIGPLGFNALRFPVACLTLLVALRSQRRSIHLPRAALARIAALGIIGHLGYQVLFIYGLSVTLAGTASVLLATTPIWTSLLSAWAGHESVGARLWLAAGGTVVGIGLVAGGGSGIPEGLGSSLTGDLALVLASVVWSIYTVGGRRLVEVHGALRVTAWALWFGTLPVLLVGAHQVGQVRLADLPPAFWLRVLYAGALGIGVAYLIWYHAVRAIGSARTAIFSNAVPVVAMGVAWIWLDERPSVVQLAGALLILAALQLARPARATRPA, from the coding sequence TTGACGACGCCAGCACCGGCTGCAGCCGCTCCCCCCACGACAGCGACTGGACACGCCGACGGCGTGCTGGGGCCACTCCTGGCTCTGGTGCTCATCTGGGGACTCAACTTCTCGGTCATCAAATCCGCCTTCGACTACATCGGGCCGCTCGGATTCAACGCGTTGCGGTTCCCCGTGGCCTGCTTGACGCTCCTGGTGGCACTACGGAGCCAGAGGCGGAGCATCCACTTGCCTCGGGCGGCACTGGCCAGGATCGCCGCCCTTGGGATCATCGGTCACCTGGGGTACCAGGTCCTGTTCATCTATGGGCTCAGCGTGACCCTGGCCGGCACCGCCAGCGTGCTGCTTGCCACCACGCCGATCTGGACGTCGCTCCTCTCGGCGTGGGCGGGGCACGAGTCGGTGGGCGCACGGCTCTGGCTCGCCGCGGGCGGCACCGTGGTGGGCATCGGCCTGGTGGCGGGCGGCGGGAGCGGCATCCCGGAAGGGCTGGGGAGCAGCCTCACGGGCGATCTGGCGCTGGTTCTGGCGTCGGTCGTCTGGTCGATCTACACGGTCGGCGGACGACGACTGGTCGAGGTGCACGGTGCGTTGCGCGTGACCGCCTGGGCATTGTGGTTCGGAACCCTGCCCGTCCTGCTGGTGGGAGCGCATCAGGTCGGGCAGGTGCGGCTCGCAGACCTTCCGCCGGCGTTCTGGCTTCGGGTCCTCTACGCCGGAGCCCTCGGTATCGGGGTGGCCTACCTGATCTGGTACCACGCGGTGCGCGCTATCGGAAGCGCACGCACCGCGATCTTTTCGAACGCGGTGCCGGTGGTGGCCATGGGTGTCGCGTGGATCTGGCTGGATGAACGACCCTCGGTCGTGCAGCTGGCGGGTGCGCTGCTCATCCTGGCCGCGCTACAACTGGCACGGCCAGCGCGCGCCACCCGTCCAGCGTAG
- a CDS encoding molybdopterin molybdotransferase MoeA, with amino-acid sequence MHTEAPFESRAADWLTYEEARARILAAAQPLGSESVTLDEALDRVLSERVEAAFRMPPWDNSAMDGFAVRSADLRPGAEVELTVIGDALAGGEAPPSVGAGHAVRIMTGAPLPVGADQVVRVEDTEQSGQVVRVRADPSSGQNIRSGGEDFAEGDTLLEPHDVVTPARLGVLAASGRTHLAVHRRPRIVVLTAGDELLAPGSVAAVAEGRGVIDSNGPMLRAQARSCGALVESTPTLPDRADVLEVAIREAASRADVLLTVGGASVGAHDLFKRVLDGLGYRPDFWRIRMRPGSPVSFGTLTYDGRVVPVLGLPGNPSSAFVTFELFARPLLQRLGGRIHIGLRMDRVRAGSRLRGAQGLTVFARVRMEPALQGEWVAHPSGPQGSGLISPLARADALALIPPTPGEVPAGAPLTVLWLSEPVGDGHD; translated from the coding sequence GTGCACACGGAGGCCCCTTTCGAGTCACGCGCAGCCGACTGGCTGACGTACGAGGAGGCGCGCGCCCGGATCCTGGCCGCTGCCCAGCCGCTGGGCTCGGAGTCCGTGACCCTGGACGAGGCGCTCGACCGCGTGCTGTCCGAGCGCGTGGAGGCCGCCTTTCGCATGCCTCCCTGGGACAACTCGGCGATGGACGGCTTCGCGGTCCGTTCTGCTGATCTACGGCCCGGCGCGGAAGTCGAGCTGACCGTGATCGGCGACGCGCTGGCCGGAGGCGAGGCGCCCCCGTCCGTGGGCGCCGGGCACGCGGTGCGCATCATGACAGGAGCCCCTCTGCCGGTCGGCGCAGACCAGGTGGTCCGCGTCGAGGATACGGAGCAGTCCGGTCAGGTGGTGCGGGTCCGCGCGGATCCCTCCTCCGGCCAGAACATCCGGAGCGGCGGCGAGGATTTCGCCGAGGGAGACACGCTCCTGGAGCCCCACGACGTGGTCACCCCCGCGCGCCTCGGAGTGCTGGCGGCGTCCGGCCGGACGCACCTCGCGGTCCACCGTCGCCCGCGCATCGTGGTGCTGACTGCCGGGGACGAGCTGCTGGCTCCGGGGTCGGTGGCGGCCGTGGCGGAAGGGCGCGGGGTGATCGACTCGAACGGGCCCATGTTGCGCGCTCAAGCGCGATCCTGCGGGGCCTTGGTGGAGTCAACACCCACGCTGCCGGATCGCGCCGACGTGTTGGAAGTGGCGATACGGGAGGCCGCCTCGCGCGCGGATGTGTTGCTGACCGTCGGCGGAGCCTCCGTGGGTGCGCACGATCTCTTCAAGCGCGTGCTCGACGGGCTGGGGTACCGACCGGACTTCTGGCGCATCCGCATGCGCCCCGGCAGTCCGGTCAGCTTCGGCACGTTGACGTACGACGGACGCGTGGTCCCGGTGCTGGGGCTTCCGGGCAACCCCAGCTCCGCCTTCGTCACGTTCGAGCTCTTCGCCCGCCCGTTGCTGCAGCGCCTGGGCGGACGGATCCATATCGGTTTGCGCATGGACCGGGTGCGCGCGGGATCCCGGCTCAGAGGGGCGCAGGGGCTGACGGTGTTCGCGCGGGTACGCATGGAACCCGCCCTCCAAGGCGAATGGGTGGCCCACCCGTCCGGACCACAGGGCTCCGGACTGATCTCCCCGCTGGCGCGCGCGGACGCACTGGCTCTCATTCCACCCACGCCCGGTGAGGTCCCCGCCGGAGCACCCCTCACGGTCCTGTGGCTGAGCGAGCCGGTCGGCGACGGACACGACTAA
- a CDS encoding M23 family metallopeptidase, whose translation MTSPFGLRWSGGPDLHRGVDLEAPMGTQVLAMAHGSVRFAGTMRGYGEVVWLDHGREILSVYAHLSRIDVRVGQSVRRGQTIGLSGASGDVTGPHLHFEVWKRGREVDPVVWLGGFPDP comes from the coding sequence GTGACGTCTCCATTCGGCCTGCGCTGGAGTGGCGGGCCCGATCTACACCGCGGCGTGGACCTGGAGGCGCCGATGGGAACCCAGGTGCTGGCTATGGCCCACGGTTCAGTGCGCTTTGCGGGTACAATGCGCGGGTACGGAGAGGTCGTCTGGTTGGACCACGGCCGCGAGATCCTGAGCGTCTATGCGCACCTGTCACGCATCGACGTGCGCGTCGGCCAGAGCGTGCGGCGAGGTCAGACCATCGGGCTCAGTGGAGCGAGTGGCGACGTGACGGGCCCCCACCTCCATTTCGAGGTATGGAAGCGCGGGCGCGAGGTCGATCCGGTCGTCTGGCTCGGCGGTTTTCCGGACCCGTGA